One part of the Denticeps clupeoides chromosome 8, fDenClu1.1, whole genome shotgun sequence genome encodes these proteins:
- the LOC114796116 gene encoding uncharacterized protein LOC114796116, protein MARGRGNRGNCNIPPNGHGPGFPPGPGGPPCSEGPWMPPPRPPFPPYGPPEPGFMDVRGPHMPMPPFQPGVRPADPYDVGDRFRPLGDRGPFPGPRVPEGYEYEMCGPPREYERGPPLNRDFPPMDRGCGVPMMMERGLGPPACGPNLRPTMDNRGFGFRESGAFGPRADEFNPGFRRGFSGPPPPDMMDPGLRPMEPPEWSDPATVGPPRVPSQLDPPLTEVPRLQKKYKPVKAKSAKPPPGRSMGVITFIGNNHGMIERDDLKKFSFSFEAFLGDPKHLLPGVKVHFTACKSTKDSECGTDVIVPPGGTEDTDSTIHSGVITRSLIANQSANNPLLESRTGLVRAKFLESNTEFQFRRCDCKATLLHNDHVHFQIVTDVITQAKRATNVRPKVPETFQYTEEIREMGVIVDTKNTSWTITTQNRNDLEALQHENIGDGELAVMDEVEFTVIMDKGAEKAIRVAKLPAGTLAFGSKIKSKLAEVKEKHKALQNEKWKPVNSEVLPQRTVVFEDVSSEHYEGTIIKALTKAIEQTSEEKEPVLGLLISTVDGSMKKLPFEKADLTSQVTMLVGDKVQFNISTNRETKVERATNVEILSDSFHNTDSTEQRKIGVVMDLGESYGFIKCLQDPRLFFDQSEVMDENKLTISEKVEFTIVPNTATGAGNQAIRIKRLTENVLSPEPKLDGLGATNKEKKKMTIKLLRDPKEQVENLMVKVDAGDPDAVDSQVNELAEEQQDALGLRSSSLEKTSGDPLKMFRNRGERSHVDCHFGRENDWSRPHNSRSRSRSPSLDRGSLHHQSYTSRQESKYRGKEGYSRHSGTRSRSKERSYRRRYSRSRSRSRSQDRSGYSTDGRCAQSRSPEEPRSSYAPLHAEVLSSTEPPQLNSLVDEELARKKKELEELNELIARRRAIVAMEQKRRTPLVETKKEFDVDSESEEEMSKQWVRQTNARRQMGKPELQPIKSILKKRPEMTPTIQGETTSLELPQTPQMSIPYGKPLFPSADLQQSYFKSTPSSDWSAPHHTKEELSGSKSSHYVKPPVCQSPQSPPKHHQSTPVQHQAPETKNCLSTQMQRFLNTLNKGVDINVLSSLVKDTKKEAAPVVELFKEVSCRDEIYDPFEAGEEMRRSKRASLVRVISPVDETHREDLLPHERAVQDGSGFSRLVSMRHGLYVEEQFLRQSKVEEEEQYLYGKTGAEDDYNPYESLPRDERHVSPSPHTVESNEYPKEEKSQHFDKLQSLLQTIGLNLDTAEVSQLADRTRERLYGKKLPVKPPHSSHSPTSHVDRHRSRTASSESEGLHSVSPAKQSRRQVYMSYSDAAQSRELYDNMDKDLHTLTRTIKNTPDPQSTQKTLSSSAVSEGTQHSSDYTYPNLGYAYGSYSTPDLGQGTSSQYYTYQPGQTFPPTPTLAPGPYPGFPYGPPTVPPPIFPHVPPPQIPPPISAYHEKGLHSNYPGSILLSNPFMPPGTSYQQTKNFKQVPFQSFPTVKSRCLTVIETVTEVKNKDVTVPVDDETQETESDQMEIQVKQSGPLTEEDIKAKQKKRLEQFNQRMKQKKEQQMEAWRNRGRNKESTSGSVTCQEVKNVWICGHSLVFWAEKRAKSPEIGMQLGMDPNSVRVWWKGVQGMTWDQLLPQLLQLKGSWPNPDVLIIHLGGNDINKRSPGELMMSIEKDLESMRSIFPQCLLVWSDILPRRSWKHGVDLLKDVCKEMDSIRAMINHKVHTAVAKLGGKALTHDNIMFGHGSGLYRPDGIHLSGRGIDTFNLNLQDFLEKWESEAK, encoded by the exons ATGGCACGAGGTCGTGGGAACCGTGGGAACTGTAATATACCGCCGAACGGCCACGGTCCTGGCTTTCCACCGGGTCCAGGCGGCCCTCCCTGTTCGGAGGGACCGTGGATGCCACCACCGAGACCACCGTTCCCACCCTACGGGCCCCCCGAGCCGGGATTTATGGACGTTCGTGGCCCTCACATGCCCATGCCGCCGTTCCAGCCGGGTGTGAGGCCAGCGGACCCGTACGACGTGGGTGACCGTTTCCGTCCGCTGGGCGACAGGGGACCGTTTCCAGGTCCAAGAGTGCCGGAGGGTTATGAATACGAAATGTGCGGTCCGCCCAGGGAGTATGAACGTGGGCCGCCGCTGAACAGAGATTTCCCCCCCATGGACCGCGGCTGCGGCGTGCCGATGATGATGGAGCGCGGCTTAGGGCCGCCCGCTTGCGGTCCCAACCTTAGACCGACGATGGACAACCGTGGCTTTGGGTTTAGGGAGAGCGGAGCTTTCGGGCCGCGGGCAGATGAG ttCAACCCAGGCTTCAGGAGGGGATTCAGTGGACCTCCACCTCCAGATATGATGGACCCTGGACTCAGGCCGATGGAGCCGCCGGAATGGTCTGATCCTGCT ACTGTTGGGCCTCCAAGAGTTCCTTCACAGCTGGACCCGCCCCTGACGGAGGTGCCTAGATTACAGAAGAAGTACAAACCGGTGAAAGCAAAGTCCGCAAA GCCACCCCCCGGGCGTTCCATGGGAGTAATCACATTTATTGGA AATAATCATGGAATGATTGAACGTGATGACCTGAAGAAATTCTCCTTCAGCTTTGAAGCTTTTCTAGGAGACCCTAAGCACCTGTTACCTGGAGTGAAAGTACATTTCACAGCTTGCAAATCAACCAAG GACTCTGAGTGTGGCACAGATGTGATTGTGCCCCCCGGAGGGACAGAGGACACTGACAGCACCATTCATTCTGGTGTTATTACCAGGTCCCTTATTGCTAATCAG AGCGCCAACAACCCCCTATTGGAGTCCAGAACTGGGCTGGTCCGGGCAAAGTTTCTTGAGTCGAATACAGAGTTTCAGTTTAGACGCTGCGACTGCAAAGCCACATTGCTCCACAATGACCATGTACACTTCCAGATTGTCACGGATGTCATTACTCAAGCCAAAAGAGCTACCAATGTGCGACCAAAGGTCCCAGAGACATTCCAGTATACTGAGGAGATACGAGAGATG GGTGTGATTGTAGACACCAAGAACACATCCTGGACCATCACAACCCAAAACCGTAATGACCTTGAGGCATTACAGCATGAGAATATTGGTGATGGAGAGTTGGCTGTCATGGATGAGGTGGAGTTCACAGTGATTATG GACAAAGGTGCTGAAAAGGCAATCCGAGTGGCAAAGCTTCCCGCAGGAACTTTGGCTTTTGGGTCAAAGATAAAAAGCAAACTGGCTGAGGTCAAAGAAAAGCATAAAGCCCTACAAAATGAAAAG TGGAAGCCAGTGAACTCTGAAGTTCTACCTCAAAGAACTGTTGTGTTTGAGGATGTAAGCAGTGAACATTATGAAGGAACCATTATTAAAGCTTTAACAAAGGCCATTGAACAG ACGTCTGAAGAAAAAGAGCCCGTTCTCGGCCTTTTGATTTCCACTGTCGATGGTTCAATGAAGAAACTGCCCTTTGAAAAGGCTGACTTGACATCACAAGTGACCATGCTGGTTGGAGACAAGGTTCAGTTTAATATCTCAACAAACCGTGAGACCAAGGTGGAACGTGCCACCAATGTAGAGATACTGTCAGACAGCTTCCACAATACAGACTCAACCGAGCAGCGCAAGATC GGTGTTGTGATGGACCTTGGTGAATCATATGGATTCATCAAGTGTCTGCAGGATCCACGTTTGTTCTTTGATCAGAGTGAGGTAATGGATGAAAACAAGCTGACCATCTCAGAGAAAGTGGAGTTCACCATTGTCCCA AATACTGCAACTGGGGCAGGAAACCAAGCAATTAGGATCAAGAGGCTCACTGAAAACGTGTTATCGCCTGAGCCAAAATTAGATGGCTTAGGGgcaacaaataaagaaaag AAAAAGATGACTATTAAACTGCTGAGGGATCCCAAAGAACAAGTCGAGAACTTGATGGTCAAAGTTGACGCTGGTGATCCAGAtgctgt AGATTCACAGGTGAATGAGCTTGCTGAAGAACAGCAGGATGCTCTCGGTTTGAGGTCTTCATCTTTGGAAAAGACATCTGGAGACCCGCTCAAGATGTTCAGGAACAGAGGGGAACGGAGTCACGTGGACTGTCACTTTGGTCGAGAGAATGATTGGAGCAGGCCACATAATAGCCGCAGTCGCAGCAGAAGTCCAAGCCTCGACAGGGGCAGCCTGCACCATCAGAGTTACACCTCAAGGCAAGAGAGTAAATATAGGGGCAAGGAGGGTTACAGCAGACATTCCGGAACCCGTAGTAGGAGCAAGGAACGGTCATACAGACGAAGGTATAGCCGCAGTCGGAGTAGGAGCAGAAGCCAGGACCGGAGTGGATATTCTACAGACGGGCGTTGCGCACAGAGCCGAAGTCCTGAGGAACCAAGGAGTTCCTATGCCCCCCTGCATGCAGAGGTGCTGAGCTCTACTGAGCCACCGCAGCTTAATAGCCTTGTTGATGAGGAGTtggcaagaaagaagaaagagctaGAAGAGCTTAATGAGCTGATCGCTCGAAGAAGAGCTATCGTTGCCATGGAGCAGAAAAGGAGGACCCCTCTGGTTGAGACCAAAAAAGAGTTTGATGTGGATTCAGAATCAGAGGAAGAGATGTCAAAGCAGTGGGTGCGTCAGACCAATGCACGGCGGCAAATGGGTAAACCAGAGCTTCAGCCAATTAAGTCGATTTTGAAGAAACGTCCTGAAATGACCCCCACGATTCAG GGTGAAACCACAAGCTTAGAGCTCCCTCAGACCCCCCAAATGTCCATTCCTTATGGCAAGCCACTTTTTCCATCAGCCGATCTTCAGCAGTCTTACTTCAAATCAACCCCATCTTCAGACTGGTCTGCACCTCATCATACCAAGGAAGAATTAAGTGGTTCTAAGTCCTCCCATTATGTCAAGCCCCCTGTCTGCCAGTCACCTCAAAGCCCACCCAAACACCACCAGTCAACTCCTGTGCAGCATCAGGCTCCTGAGACAAAAAACTGTCTGTCTACTCAAATGCAGCGTTTTCTTAATACTCTTAACAAGGGAGTGGATATCAACGTGCTCTCCTCTCTGGTCAAGGATACAAAAAAAGAGGCGGCCCCTGTTGTAGAGTTGTTTAAGGAAGTGTCATGTAGGGATGAAATTTATGATCCCTTTGAGGCTGGAGAAGAGATGCGCCGGAGTAAGCGTGCTTCCTTGGTAAGGGTCATAAGTCCTGTAGATGAAACCCACAGAGAGGACCTCCTGCCACATGAACGCGCTGTGCAGGATGGCAGCGGTTTCTCTCGCCTTGTTAGTATGAGGCATGGACTTTACGTTGAAGAACAGTTTCTTAGGCAGAGTAAAGTTGAAGAGGAGGAACAGTACCTCTATGGCAAAACCGGTGCTGAAGATGATTATAATCCATATGAGAGCCTGCCTAGAGACGAGAGACATGTCAGTCCATCTCCACACACAGTTGAATCTAATGAGTATCCGAAGGAAGAGAAGAGTCAGCATTTTGACAAATTACAGAGCCTTCTGCAGACCATTGGCCTAAACCTTGATACAGCAGAGGTCAGCCAGCTGGCAGACAGAACGAGGGAGCGGCTGTATGGCAAGAAGCTACCTGTGAAGCCACCACACTCATCCCACAGTCCCACCAGTCATGTGGACAGGCACCGTAGTCGAACAGCCTCGTCTGAATCGGAAGGTTTACATTCAGTCTCTCCAGCCAAACAATCTAGACGGCAAGTCTATATGAGCTATTCAGATGCTGCCCAAAGCAGAGAGCTGTATGACAACATGGACAAGGACCTCCACACTCTAACTAGAACCATCAAGAACACACCTGACCCACAGAGCACACAAAAGACCCTGTCCAGTTCTGCTGTGTCAGAGGGCACACAGCATTCCTCTGACTACACATATCCGAATTTAGGTTATGCTTATGGATCTTATTCTACACCTGATTTAGGTCAGGGAACGTCTTCCCAATATTACACATACCAGCCAGGGCAGACGTTTCCACCTACCCCTACACTTGCTCCTGGGCCATATCCTGGGTTTCCTTATGGCCCACCAACTGTGCCACCACCAATTTTTCCTCATGTGCCACCGCCACAGATTCCTCCTCCTATATCTGCTTACCATGAGAAAGGTCTTCACAGCAATTACCCAGGCAGCATTTTGTTGTCCAATCCATTTATGCCTCCAGGGACATCATACCAGCAGACTAAAAATTTTAAGCAAGTGCCATTCCAATCTTTCCCCACTGTAAAAAGCCGATGTCTCACTGTTATAGAAACAGTGACTGAGGTAAAAAACAAAGATGTCACAGTACCAGTTGATGATGAAACCCAAGAGACAGAAAGCGATCAGATGGAAATCCAAGTAAAGCAGTCTGGTCCCTTAACAGAGGAAGACATAAAAgcaaagcagaagaaaagg CTGGAGCAGTTCAATCAAAGGATGAAACAGAAGAAAGAGCAACAAATGGAGGCCTGGCGAAACCGAGGGAGAAACAAGGAGTCCACATCAG GAAGCGTAACCTGCCAAGAAGTAAAGAATGTCTGGATTTGCGGCCACTCACTGGTGTTCTGGGCTGAGAAAAGAGCAAAGTCTCCTGAAATCGGCATGCAGTTGGGTATGGACCCCAACAGTGTGCGGGTGTGGTGGAAGGGTGTCCAGGGCATGACGTGGGACCAGCTCCTGCCCCAACTCCTACAGCTGAAGGGAAGCTGGCCTAACCCAGATGTGCTCATAATCCATTTGGGTGGTAATGATATCAACAAGCGCTCCCCAGGGGAGCTTATGATGTCCATCGAGAAAGATCTGGAATCCATGAGAAGTATATTCCCTCAGTGCCTGCTGGTGTGGTCCGATATCCTCCCAAGACGCTCCTGGAAACATGGGGTGGACCTTTTAAAGGATGTCTGCAAGGAGATGGACAGCATTCGTGCTATGATTAACCACAAAGTGCACACCGCAGTGGCGAAACTGGGTGGAAAGGCCCTGACTCATGACAACATAATGTTTGGCCATGGTTCTGGACTCTACCGGCCAGATGGCATACACTTGTCTGGCAGAGGAATTGACACATTCAACTTAAATTTGCAGGACTTTTTGGAGAAATGGGAAAGTGAGGCGAAatga
- the znf318 gene encoding zinc finger protein 318, translating to MYRGRPPRREGFIPPSRGPHPGAGRPFPRSPFRDDRDRGRNGHRDHPDPYRRSPPHRRYSSPGPGSGPRPGGDGWSGGPPPRDHYSQRRMSPSPSHGGLPIDHSLVITVGNELTGPPGSRAPEPFVRDYHAGDPHYKPPYSPRKSSYDGADDRAARRRSFSRGRSRGRSRSRSHDRHRGRSKSCLRSRSRSRARSCSRGRSRAHSRARSRARSKSRPRSRSRSRSGSWSRGRSHTRSRRRSRSQSRSASSSSSGSSSSSSRSSSSSSHGGRTAKTKDEFRELELARRRKELEDIMNMPTKSILKKRLDSEADSPMATQNSDSPKETAVEKPGSGLSKEAETLLSALRSGLEPGLLASMLESHQVAKVSNAPSTLNPFEEILSQIQSGTSGSGEFLYSHERVRQNAGGFSKLLGLPEEMPGKADEKKKHISDIEDEEKFLYGDEAEEEKPQQQAVYGDARSERSHYLDSQAAGSSYLQGHTEPLVPQRSVPQQAEGRSERAVKQERSSVDRVLPAVEGNDLKVSQSPEEYEKIQDLLKTIGLDLDVSEISKMAARTQERLHGKKPPQRSPPSRQTKKQRNHRSSSSSSDGHRSHSRGSSRRSSSRSSSGASSRDDNWSRRHKKKRSPPPDHHGDGSRGHQETKTDKDGSRLRMQSATKSAADTSIPPPAMPPSVPQLSAHSALYTQTPTRQMVPPPNYPPPGYDQYGNYMPFMPQGWPMYPPPPLGPGMMPPPLPMDSYGTQPAMDHPYLKVIEPFAPESKDSRMTEADKMSSTRVEIKGSEDSNADRWALEAKNNAKQKQKVLEERENLKKERETRLKKKDYLLKELERLRKQQGELLRKKRREKDGHKDPLLMELSRLQEDVMAQISSLRVEHEAAEKKFIELDKVALILGLHSSDRPRRESRSSGDYDHQETSEKQQDRGRSSDKSAASHKPSNTSSIKVPISTSRTSPEKQKDPDSASKPSVAEEKFEYYDAGNHWCKNCNITCGAMFDFFTHLHSKMHRKSQDPYDRPWASESSNHGTKQNVGEITKPAKGSEFLMAVRGFYCQLCREFFGDPICAEEHVTSHTHNENYKKQIFENPLYEQRRNLDRRAGMALGSEASAGRSKRMVQKRKHEEEVVREDEQKRVKEDKDEEKIKRVVDTEPRQKYVKEERRHRYSKEEDEERPRYGKEEERKLKYTCNEEETRLKYGRRDDEWYSKYAADEEDRKSEDKSKFGCGDMKRTKYPREEEDKKTKYSSKWEENEEDDERQKYSKRDNDKYRGDRAEGKFRRNKEEWLYQQKEEKVAHRIEERDGKKKTSKAEAPPAPEKPAEPPKVICGPSPAMLAKLRKKNEEHNKSTSIFGKFSWKKPQKTLLEKEAERMAAQYIKEDEAVEEEDAEAFSKSIAAAKSIAIKLSGKTPWASSNNPQKTQPTMPPPAMVLRKTTSKPVSPSMRPQSVTPAKAPDKSPVEEKKDAVLSADVISKAFEGQEVLLKVVEDLPSSSPTTGTMVDGQPQTEAKICSKPREAQPAPEPVVYPAERVMSLEPDVLVPGVPESEQNLSIVVRPPPQILKNLNDPLPKSNKPKSSLAAAKAQDLFDIFYCGGRTSATPTAAIKPAVVPKAQGNSNVDSSSESVELLSSEDVEGPCAEDAMEIIMSSNSPPPGAFSEQLSLDTFEFNFEQTEDV from the exons ATGTACCGCGGCAGGCCCCCGCGCCGCGAAGGGTTTATCCCGCCGTCTCGTGGTCCGCATCCTGGTGCAGGCCGACCCTTCCCTCGATCCCCATTCCGGGACGACAGGGACCGAGGGAGGAACGGCCACCGAGACCACCCGGACCCGTACCGCCGCTCACCGCCGCATCGGAGGTACTCCTCCCCCGGGCCGGGAAGTGGCCCCAGACCCGGTGGAGATGGCTGGTCTGGCGGGCCTCCACCGAGGGACCATTACAGTCAG CGTCGCATGAGTCCATCTCCGTCACATGGAGGTCTTCCCATTGATCACAGTTTAGTGATCACTGTTGGAAACGAACTGACAGGACCGCCTGGATCTCGAGCTCCCGAGCCTTTTGTCAG AGATTACCATGCAGGAGACCCACACTACAAACCCCCATATTCTCCCAGGAAGAGCAGCTATGATGGTGCTGATGACCGGGCTGCGAGGAGACGCAGCTTCAGCCGTGGCAGGAGCAGAGGTCGGTCACGCAGCCGCTCCCATGACCGACACAGGGGTCGCAGCAAAAGTTGCCTCCGCAGTCGCAGCCGGAGCAGAGCGCGCAGCTGCAGCCGGGGCCGCAGTCGAGCGCACAGCAGGGCCAGGAGCCGGGCCCGTAGCAAGAGCCGGCCTCGTAGTAGAAGCAGAAGCAGGAGCGGCAGCTGGAGCCGGGGGCGGAGCCATACCAGAAGCCGAAGAAGAAGCCGGAGCCAGAGTCGCAGTgccagtagcagcagcagcggcagcagcagcagcagtagtaggagcagcagcagcagcagccatggAGGCAGGACTGCAAAAACAAAGGATGAGTTTAGGGAGCTTGAGCTGGCCCGACGCCGCAAAGAGCTGGAAGACATCATGAATATGCCAACCAAGTCCATTCTGAAGAAACGTCTGGATTCTGAGGCGGACTCTCCTATGGCCACCCAG AATAGTGATTCTCCTAAGGAAACTGCTGTTGAAAAACCAGGAAGTGGACTCTCCAAAGAAGCAGAAACTCTCCTCAGTGCTTTGAGATCAGGTTTGGAGCCTGGTCTCTTGGCATCGATGCTGGAAAGTCACCAGGTTGCCAAAGTGAGCAATGCCCCCAGCACCCTAAACCCGTTCGAGGAAATCTTGAGCCAAATTCAGTCAGGCACAAGTGGCAGCGGCGAATTCCTCTACTCACACGAGAGGGTTCGTCAGAATGCTGGTGGCTTCAGCAAACTCCTGGGCCTGCCTGAAGAAATGCCTGGCAAAGCAGATGAGAAGAAGAAACATATTTCCGACATTGAGGATGAGGAGAAGTTTCTCTACGGGGATGAGGCAGAAGAAGAGAAGCCTCAGCAACAGGCTGTATATGGGGATGCTCGATCTGAGAGGTCTCACTATCTTGATAGCCAGGCTGCAGGTTCATCCTATCTGCAGGGCCATACCGAACCTTTGGTACCTCAGAGGAGCGTTCCACAGCAGGCCGAGGGCCGCTCAGAGAGAGCTGTGAAGCAGGAACGGTCCTCTGTTGATAGGGTTCTACCAGCAGTCGAAGGCAATGACTTAAAGGTGAGCCAAAGCCCAGAGGAGTACGAGAAGATTCAAGACCTGCTGAAGACCATCGGGCTTGACCTTGATGTGTCAGAAATCAGCAAGATGGCTGCCAGGACACAGGAACGGTTGCATGGCAAAAAGCCGCCGCAGAGGTCCCCTCCATCACGGCAAACGAAGAAACAGCGCAACCATCGGAGCTCCTCGAGCAGCAGTGATGGGCACAGGAGCCACAGCAGGGGCAGCAGCAGACGCAGCTCCAGCCGCAGCTCTAGTGGTGCCAGCAGCCGAGACGATAACTGGAGCCGCAGGCACAAGAAAAAACGCAGCCCACCGCCAGACCACCACGGCGATGGTTCTCGGGGGCACCAGGAGACCAAGACGGACAAAGATGGTAGCAGGTTGAGGATGCAGTCGGCGACCAAGAGTGCTGCAGACACTTCTATTCCTCCCCCAGCGATGCCTCCATCCGTTCCACAACTCAGTGCCCATTCGGCACTCTATACCCAGACACCGACGCGTCAGATGGTGCCCCCTCCGAATTACCCACCCCCTGGGTACGATCAGTATGGAAATTACATGCCATTCATGCCGCAGGGATGGCCCATGTACCCACCTCCACCTCTAGGCCCTGGAATGATGCCCCCCCCACTTCCCATGGACTCGTACGGTACCCAGCCAGCCATGGACCACCCTTACCTCAAAGTCATTGAGCCTTTTGCACCAGAGAGTAAAGATTCCAGGATGACAGAGGCTGATAAAATGT CATCAACTAGGGTGGAAATCAAAGGCAGTGAAGACTCCAATGCAGACAGGTGGGCTTTAGAAGCAAAAAATAATGCCAAGCAGAAACAGAAG GTCCTTGAAGAGCGTGAAAAtctaaagaaagagagagagactcgaCTGAAGAAGAAAGACTATCTCCTGAAGGAGCTGGAACGCCTGCGGAAGCAGCAAG gtgaGCTCCTGAGGAAGAAGCGACGTGAAAAGGATGGCCACAAGGACCCCTTGCTGATGGAGCTCAGCAGACTCCAGGAAGATGTCATGGCCCAGATCTCCAGCCTTCGGGTTGAGCACGAAGCAGCCGAGAAGAAGTTTATTGAGCTGGACAAGGTGGCTCTGATCCTGGGCCTCCACAGTAGTGACCGGCCCCGGAGAGAATCCCGGAGCTCCGGGGATTACGACCATCAGGAAACCTCTGAGAAGCAGCAGGACCGAGGCCGCAGCAGTGACAAGTCCGCTGCCAGTCACAAACCCTCCAACACGTCCTCTATTAAG GTGCCCATTTCCACATCAAGAACATCTCCAGAAAAGCAAAAGGATCCCGACAGTGCTTCCAAACCATCAGTAGCTGAAGAGAAATTTGAGTACTATGATGCAGGGAACCACTGGTGCAAAAACTGTAACATCACCTGTGGCGCCATGTTTGATTTTTTCACGCACTTGCACAGCAAAATGCACAGAAAG TCTCAGGACCCTTATGATCGGCCATGGGCTTCAGAATCGTCCAACCATGGCACAAAGCAGAATGTAGGCGAGATCACCAAGCCTGCTAAAG GATCTGAGTTTTTGATGGCGGTGAGGGGATTTTACTGCCAGCTGTGCAGGGAGTTTTTTGGGGATCCAATCTGTGCTGAGGAACATGTCACAAGCCATACTCATAATGAGAACTATAAG AAACAAATTTTTGAAAACCCACTCTATGAACAGAGACGAAACCTGGATCGCCGGGCTGGAATGGCCTTGGGCTCAGAGGCCAGCGCAGGACGAAGTAAGCGCATGGTGCAAAAACGCAAACATGAAGAGGAGGTTGTGCGAGAAGATGAACAAAAACGGGTGAAGGAGGATAAGGATGAAGAAAAGATCAAACGTGTAGTAGACACAGAGCCGAGACAAAAATATGTCAAAGAAGAACGGAGGCACAGATACAGtaaggaggaggacgaggagcgTCCAAGGTATGGTAAGGAGGAGGAACGGAAACTGAAATACACCTGCAACGAGGAGGAAACCCGGCTTAAATACGGCCGGAGAGATGACGAGTGGTACAGCAAGTACGCTGCAGATGAAGAGGACCGCAAATCTGAAGATAAAAGCAAATTTGGATGTGGGGATATGAAACGAACCAAATACCCGAGAGAGGAAgaagacaaaaagacaaaatactCAAGTAAATGGGAAGAGAATGAAGAGGACGATGAACGACAGAAGTACAGTAAGAGGGACAATGACAAGTACAGAGGGGACAGAGCTGAAGGAAAATTCAGAAGGAATAAAGAGGAATGGTTGTACCAACAGAAGGAGGAAAAGGTTGCACACCGCATAGAGGAGAGAGACGGAAAGAAGAAGACCAGTAAAGCGGAGGCGCCACCAGCTCCTGAGAAGCCGGCGGAGCCTCCGAAAGTCATCTGCGGCCCCAGTCCTGCAATGCTGGCTAAACTTCGCAAGAAGAACGAGGAGCACAACAAGAGCACATCCATATTTGGCAAGTTCAGCTGGAAGAAACCCCAGAAGACCCTGCTAGAAAAGGAAGCTGAGAGGATGGCAGCTCAGTATATTAAGGAGGATGAGGcagtagaagaagaagatgcTGAAGCGTTTTCAAAGTCCATAGCTGCAGCTAAATCCATTGCAATCAAATTGTCTGGTAAGACTCCCTGGGCATCTTCTAATAACCCTCAGAAGACTCAGCCAACCATGCCTCCCCCTGCAATGGTACTGAGGAAGACTACCAGTAAACCTGTGTCACCTTCTATGAGACCTCAGAGCGTCACTCCTGCTAAAGCTCCAGACAAGTCTCCGGTCGAAGAAAAGAAAGATGCTGTTTTGTCAGCAGACGTGATCTCTAAAGCGTTTGAGGGCCAGGAGGTGCTTTTGAAAGTGGTGGAAGATCTCCCCAGTTCTAGTCCGACAACAGGCACGATGGTGGATGGTCAGCCACAGACAGAAGCTAAAATATGCAGCAAGCCCAGAGAAGCTCAGCCTGCTCCAGAGCCAGTAGTTTACCCTGCCGAGCGTGTGATGAGCCTGGAGCCAGACGTGCTTGTCCCAGGAGTGCCTGAGAGTGAGCAAAACCTGTCCATCGTGGTCCGTCCTCCTCCTCAAATACTTAAGAATTTAAATGACCCTCTGCCAAAATCGAACAAGCCCAAGTCCAGTCTTGCTGCAGCAAAAGCACAAGACCTGTTCGACATCTTCTACTGTGGAGGCAGGACCTCTGCAACACCCACTGCTGCCATCAAGCCAGCCGTGGTTCCTAAAGCCCAAGGCAACTCAAACGTGGACAGCAGCTCTGAAAGCGTGGAGCTGCTCAGCAGCGAGGACGTTGAGGGGCCGTGTGCGGAGGATGCCATGGAGATAATAATGAGCTCCAACAGCCCACCTCCGGGTGCATTTAGTGAGCAGCTGAGCTTGGACACTTTCGAGTTCAATTTTGAACAAACTGAAGATGTCTAA